Proteins encoded in a region of the Mercenaria mercenaria strain notata chromosome 1, MADL_Memer_1, whole genome shotgun sequence genome:
- the LOC123526752 gene encoding uncharacterized protein LOC123526752, which translates to MSDLYTISDCQPGEMCVDLNQKGTVSGSLSGVTTLTGPTGLQDGKECSRQATFKVTFDKLPSSSTGLCHTDIYTQRRMLKVQMYFSDKYRNLWMFNIGDSPSNDGWSGDYGDTEYEAEIQAVSQTVAVYANNVNRTDCRAQLLYQYNGATNTSTSKVNVWIANHYLKVANDNGLCERNCNKCLYGLNGQYTPGSINQDIHVAANRVVAGSYRNGYGLCFMKMSWVGGPEV; encoded by the exons ATGTCAGACTTGTACACGATTTCAGACTGTCAACCTGGAGAGATGTGTGTAGATTTAAACCAAAAAGGAACGGTATCTGGTAGTTTGAGTGGTGTCACCACTTTAACTGGACCAACAGGTTTACAGGATGGAAAAGAATGTAGTAGACAAGCAACTTTTAAG GTAACATTTGATAAACTCCCTTCGAGTTCTACAGGTTTGTGTCATACAGACATCTACACACAAAGGCGCATGCTGAAGGTTCAGATGTACTTCTCCGATAAATACCGAAATTTATGGATGTTTAATATAGGAGATAGTCCCAGTAACGATGGATGGT cgGGGGACTATGGTGACACGGAATATGAAGCTGAAATTCAAGCCGTTAGCCAAACAGTGGCTGTGTATGCTAACAACGTGAACAGAACGGACTGCAGGGCTCAGCTACTTTATCA GTATAATGGAGCAACTAATACCAGTACAAGCAAAGTAAATGTTTGGATTGCCAATCATTATCTCAAAGTGGCGAATGATAACGGTCTCTGTGAAAGGAATTGTAACAAATGTCTGTATGGTCTCAACGGGCAGTACACTCCTGGAAGTATCAATCAAGACATTCATGTTGCAGCCAATAGAGTGGTAGCTGGAAGTTACAGAAATGGATATGGACTCTGTTTTATGAAAATGAGCTGGGTGGGTGGCCCAGAGGTGTAA